GTCGAGGCCGCCCGGTCCTGGTCCGACGGGTTCGCCGAGGCGCTCAACGCCGAGGTCGGCGAGGAGCGCGCCGCCGAGATGCTGCGCAAGTACGGCAACGCCGTCCCCGAGGGGTACAAGGCCGACCACAACCCCCGCGCCGCCGTCGCGGACCTCTGCCGTCTCGAAGCGCTCGACCAGGACGAGGACTTCGAGCTCAGCCTGTACGAGCCGGTGGGCGCCGCGCCCGACGAGCGCCGCTTCAAGATCTACCGCAAGGGCGGCTCGGTCTCGCTCTCCGCGGTGCTGCCCGTCCTCAACCGCATCGGCGTCGAGGTCATCGACGAACGGCCGTACGAGCTGCGCTGCGCGGACCGGACGACCGCGTGGATCTACGACTTCGGGCTGCGTATGCCGAGGGCGCAGGCCGGGAGCGTGGACTACGCCGGGGACGACGCCCGGGAGCGGGTGCAGGAGGCCTTCGCCGCCACCTGGACCGGGCAGGCCGAGAACGACGGGTTCAACGCGCTCGTGCTGAGCGCCGGCCTCACCTGGCGGCAGGCCATGGTGCTGCGCGCGTACGCCAAGTACCTGCGGCAGGCCGGGTCCACCTTCAGCCAGGACTATATGGAGGACACCCTCCGCAACAACGTCCACACCACCCGGTTGCTCGTGTCGCTGTTCGAGGCGCGGATGTCGCCGGACCGCCAGCGCGCCGGGCGGGAGATCGTCGACGCGCTCCTCGAAGAGGTCGACGCCGCGCTCGACCAGGTCGCCAGCCTCGACGAGGACCGGATCCTGCGGTCCTTCCTCACCGTCATCAAGGCGACGCTGCGCACGAACTTCTTCCAGGAGGCGGCCGGCGGCAAGCCGCACGACTACGTCTCCATGAAGTTCGACCCCCAGGCCATCCCCGACCTGCCGGCGCCGCGGCCGGCGTTCGAGATCTGGGTGTACTCGCCGCGCGTCGAGGGCGTACACCTGCGGTTCGGGAAGGTCGCCCGAGGCGGGCTGCGCTGGTCCGACCGGCGCGAGGACTTCCGGACCGAGATCCTGGGCCTGGTCAAGGCGCAGATGGTCAAGAACACCGTCATCGTGCCCGTCGGCGCCAAGGGCGGCTTCGTCGCCAAGCAACTGCCCGACCCGTCGGTGGACCGGGACGCCTGGCTGGCCGAGGGCATCCGCAGCTACAAGACCTTCATCTCCGCGCTGCTCGACATCACCGACAACATGGTCGCGGGCGAGGTCGTACCGCCGGCGGACGTCGTACGGCACGACGAGGACGACACCTATCTCGTCGTCGCCGCGGACAAGGGCACCGCGACCTTCTCCGACATCGCCAACGAGGTCGCCGAGAGCTACAACTTCTGGCTCGGGGACGCCTTCGCCTCCGGCGGCTCGGCCGGCTACGACCACAAGGGCATGGGCATCACCGCGCGCGGTGCCTGGGAGTCGGTCAAGCGGCACTTCCGGGAGCTGGGGGTGAACACGCAGGCCGAGGACTTCACGGTCGTCGGCATCGGTGACATGTCCGGTGACGTGTTCGGCAACGGCATGCTGCTCAGCGAGCACATCCGGCTCGTCGCCGCCTTCGACCACCGGCACATCTTCATCGACCCCAGCCCCGACGCGGCCACCTCCTACGCCGAGCGCCGCCGCGTCTTCGAGCTGCCCCGCTCCAGCTGGGCCGACTACGACACCGATCTGATCTCCACCGGCGGCGGCGTCTTCCCGCGCACCGCCAAGGCGATCCCGATCAACGCCCACATCCGGGACGCCCTCGGCATCGAGGACAAGGTCGCCAAGATGACCCCGGCCGACCTGATGAAGGCCATCCTGAAGGCGCCGGTCGACCTGCTGTGGAACGGCGGCATCGGTACGTATGTGAAGGCGTCGACCGAGTCGCACGCCGATGTCGGCGACAAGGCCAACGACGCCATCCGCGTCGACGGACGGGATCTGCGGGTCCAGGTCGTCGGCGAGGGCGGCAACCTCGGCCTGACCCAGCTGGGCCGGATCGAGTTCGCGCAGAACGGCGGGCGGGTCAACACCGACGCCATCGACAACAGCGCGGGCGTGGACACCTCCGACCACGAGGTGAACATCAAGATCCTGCTCAACGGCCTGGTCACCGACGGCGACATGACCGTCAAGCAGCGCAACAAGCTGCTCGCCGAGATGACCGACGAGGTCGGCCGGCTCGTCCTGCGCAACAACTACGCGCAGAACACGGCGATCGCCAACGCCCTCGCCCAGTCCTCGGACATGCTCCACGCCCAGCAGCGCTTCATGCGTCACCTGGTCCGGGAGGGCCACCTCGACCGGGCGCTCGAATTCCTGCCCACCGACCGGCAGATCCGCGAGCGCCTCGGCACCGGGCACGGCCTCACCGGCCCCGAGACGGCCGTCCTCCTCGCCTACACGAAGATCACAGTCGCCGAGGAACTGCTGCACACCTCGCTGCCGGACGACCCGTACCTGCGCAAGCTGCTGCACGCGTACTTCCCGACCGCGCTGCACGAACGGTTCCCCGAGCATGTCGAAAGCCACCCGCTGAGCCGGGAGATCGTCACGACCCTGCTGGTCAACGACACGGTCAACACAGGCGGTACGAGCTTCCTGCACCGGCTGCGCGAGGAGACCGGGGCCTCGCTGGAGGAGATCGTCCGGGCGCAGACCGCCTCCCGTGCGATCTTCGGTTCGGGTGCGGTGTGGGACGCGGTCGAGGGCCTGGACAACAAGGTCGACGCGGCCGTCCAGACCCGGATCCGGCTGCACTCCCGCCGCCTGGTCGAGCGCGGCACGCGCTGGCTGCTCAACAACCGGCCGCAGCCGCTGGAGCTCAGCGGGACCATCGCCTTCTTCAAGGAGGGTGTGCAGCTGGTCTGGGGTGAGCTGCCCAAGCTGCTGCGCGGCGCGGACCTGGAGTGGTACCAGAAGATCTACGACGAGCTGACGGGCGCCGGGGTCCCCGAGGAGCTGGCCACGCGGGTCGCGGGCTTCTCGTCGGCGTTCCCCACGCTCGACATCGTCGCCGTCGCCGACCGGGTCGGCCGGACGCCGATGGAGGTCGCCGAGGTGTACTACGACCTCGCCGACCGGCTGCGCATCGCCCAGCTCATGGACCGCATCATCGAGCTGCCGCGCGCCGACCGCTGGCAGTCCATGGCCCGCGCGGCGATCCGCGAGGACCTGTACGCGGCCCACGCCTCCCTCACCGCCGAGGTCCTCTCGGCGGGCAACGGCTCCTCCACGCCGGAGCAGCGTTTCAAGCTGTGGGAGCAGAAGAACGCGGCGCTGCTGGGCCGGGCGCGCACGACCCTGGAGGAGATCCAGGGCTCCGACGCGTTCGACCTCGCCAACCTGTCGGTGGCGATGCGGACGATGCGGACACTGCTGCGCTCGCACTCCTAGGGGTACGGCGAAGGGGGCGCCCCAGCTGCTGGGGCGCCCCCTTCCGCGTGCGTGGTGTCGCCGGAGCTACTCGGTGATCTCCCAGAGGGTCAGCTTTCCCTGCACCGTGGGGACTTCCCAGCTGTACTCGCCCGGGGTCAGCCCGGTGATCTCGTACATGGCGAGGTTGCCCTGCTTGGTGACCGTGCAGAGCCTGACGCCCTTGTCGATCTCCGCGTCCTCGCCGAAGGCACCGGAGTCCATGCTGGAGGGCAGCACGTCCGTCCCCGTGCCCTCGGCGCACTCCTGCGGCGTCGTGCCCGCGCTCTTGCCCATCGTCGTGTCGAAGTACCAGAAGCTGTTGTCGAGGTACATGTCCTTCAGGGTGTCGACCATCTCGTCCTCGGTGTCGACCTCCGGCTTGTCGAAGTCGACGTTGACGTAGGACGAGCCCGCGGGGGTGCGGAGCGTGAAGGACTTGCCCTCGAAGATGGCTGTGTACTGGGCGTTCGCGGGGATCGTGGGGGACGCGCTCGGGTCCGTGCCGTTCCCTTCGCCGCCCTGGTCGCCCGAGCCGGAGTCCGCGCCGGTCCCGGTGCCGGTCGGGGACGGGCTCGGCGAGGAGACCGCCTTGTCGTCGGTCTTGTCATCGCTCTTGCCGCCGTCCTCGGTGGCGCCGCTCGCCGAGGTGCCGCCGTCGTCGCCTCCGTCCAGCACGTACACGGCCGCGGCCGCGCCCGAGCCGGCCACGAGCACGAGAGCCAGGGCGACCAGGGCCGCCTTCAGGCCGCGGCGGCCCTTCCTGGGCGCGGCCGGAGCGGGGGCGGGGGCCTGCGGGGTGAGGTTGTAGGTGTCGGTGGCCGGGGGCGGATAGCCGTAGCCGGGGGTAGGGGCCGGGGTCTGGCCCTGGGCCGGTGGGCCGAAGCCGGTCGGCGGCGGTGTCGGAGCCGACTGGGGCACGCCCTGGGTGGTGCCCTGGGCGTACGCGTGGCCCTGGGCCGCCGGGTCGTGGAGCGGGGCCGCGGGAGGCGTCGGGGCGGCGGTCGGGGGAGCCGCCGGGGGCGTGACCGGGGGCCCGGCCGGCATCTGGGGTGCCGTCGGCCGGGGCGGGGCCTGGGCGGACAGCTCGCGGCGGGCGATCTCGGCGGTGAGCGGTTCCGGGAGCCAGCCGGTGAAGTCGCTGAGGCCCCGGTCCGCCGACTCCTGGCAGAGCGCGGCCAGTTCCTCGGTGCCGATGCGCTCGCCCGGGTCGGCGGTCAGACAGCGCTCCAGCAGGGGGCGCAACCGGTCGTCGTAGCCGTCGAGCCTGGGCGGGCGATGCGCGGTGTTGGCGATCTGCGCGGCGATGGTGATGGCGCCGCCGTCGCCGTACGGGTGGCGTCCGGTGGCGGCGACCGCCGCGATCAGGCCGAGCGAGAAGACGTCGGTGGCCGGGGTGACCTGCTCGCCGAGGGCGTGTTCCGGCGACATGTACTGCGGGGTGCCGATCAGGCCGCCGGACTGGGTCAGGTGGGTGGCGTCGGCGGCGCGGGCGATGCCGAAGTCGATGACGTACGGGCCCTGGGAGCCCAGCAGGATGTTGCTGGGCTTGAGGTCGCGGTGGATGACCCCGGCGGCGTGGATGGAGGTGAGGGCGCGGGCCGCGCAGCCGACGAGCTGGAACACGGCGGGCAGGGGGAGCGGTCCGAAGGCGACGAGGGCGTCGTGCAGGGAGATGCCCGCGATGAACGCCGAGGCCAGCCAGGGCAGTTCGCCGGTGGTGTCGTGGTCGACGACCGGGACGATGTGGTAGCCCTGCACGCGGCGGGCTGCCTGGACCTCCTGCTCGAAACGGCGGCGGAAGTCGGCGTCCTGGCCGTACTCGCGGCGGATGACCTTGAGGGCGACGGGCTGGCCGCCGCGGGTGTGCGACAGGTAGACCGTGCCCATGCCGCCCTCGCCGATGCGGGCCTGAAGGTGGTAGCCGGCCGTCTCTCGTGGGTCCTGCGGTCCCAGAGGGCTCAGGATGTCGCCGGTGCTGCTGCTGATGGGAGCCTCCCCCGGTGCGGGTGCCGAACTCCGGTGCCGGTGCGGGCACTTGGAGCGGTCCGAAGCTTATACGGCACTTATGACACTTGGGGTGGGTGTTGCGGTTCCCGGGAGATTGTGTGCGCGGCAGGGGGCGGGGGTGCCTGTTTCGTCGGCGGGTGCGGGTCCGGTGGGGCTTCTCGCGCAGTTCCCCGCGCCCCTGAAAAGCAGGGGCTGCGCCCCGTGCTTTTCAAACGCACCCCCCGACTCACGGCTCCCGGCGCACCCGGCGGCGCCATTCCTCGTCCCTCACCGTGATCGGGGCCGTCGGCGGGAGGCGGCGGGCCGTCGGGGCCTCCGAGATATGAGGGGTCGGGGTCGTCGGCGCCTCCGTCAGGGACAGCGTGCGGAAGGCGGTCTCGATGATGGTCACCGAGGTGGCGACAGGAGCCGGCAGCCAGCCCGTGAAGTCGCGGACGTCCCGGCGGGCCGCCCCGGCACAGTGCTCGGCGACGGCGGCCGCGGAGGGGCGGGAGCCCGGGTCGGCGGTGAGGCAGCGGCGGATGACGTCGACGAGGGGGCGGTCGATGCCGTCCAGGGCGGGTGGGGTGACGTCCGTGGCTGCGATGCGCGTGGCGATGGCCAGGGGATTGCCGCGCCCGTAGGGATGGCTGCCCGTCGCGGCGACCGCGGCGATCAGGCCCAGCGCGAACACGTCGGACGCGGAGGTGACCCGGCGGCCGAGCGCGTGTTCCGGGGACATGTAGCGCGGGGTGCCGATCAGGCGTCCGGCGGTGGTCAGGGTCGCCGCGCCCGCCGCCCGGGCGATACCGAAGTCGAGCAGCCAGGGCCCGTCCGCGGCCAGCAGCAGGTTGGCGGGCTTGACGTCGCGGTGGATCACTCCGGCGGTGTGCACGGCGTCCAGCGCGTACGCGGCGCAGGCCAGCAACTGCAGGACCGTGGCGACGGGGAGCGGGCCGTGGGTCTCCAGTGCCTGGTCGAGGGGGACACCCGGAACGTAGTGCGTGGCCAGCCAGGGGCGCTCGGCACCGGCGTCGTGGTCGACGATCGGCACCAGGTGGTAGCCGGAGACCCGGCGCCCGGCGGCCACCTCGCGGGCGAACCGTTCACGGAAGGCGGGGCTGCTCGCGTACTCCGGACGGACCAGTTTCAGCGCGACCGGTTGGCCGCCGCGGCTGCGGGAGAGATAGACGGTTCCCATGCCGCCCTCACCGATCCGGGCGTACAGCGGATACCCGGCGATCTCCCGCGGATCCTCCGTCCGCAGCGGCTCAGGTACCACCCCACGCATCGACCGCCCCCTCCGCTCAGCCCGTCTCCGGAGCGTATCGCGGTAACGACCCGTCAGAGGCGGATGAGGCAACCGGCGTACCGCCGACGACATCTACCCGAGTGGCCCTCGACCGCACCACGGTCTATAGAGGGTAGAAGGCAGAAGCAGGGATGTACGGAACGAACGGGATTGATGGGGTGAACGCGGACGTGGACCAGCGACCCGCCGTATCCGTCGTCGTGATCGTCTACAACGACGAGGCCAGGCTGCCCACGGCCGTCCGCTCGGTGCTGGAGCAGACGCTGCGGAGCGTGGAGGTCGTGATCGTCGACGACCACAGCACGGACGGCTCCTACGAGGTGGCCGCCCGCCTCGCCGCCGAGCACCCGGGCCGCGTGCGCGCGTACCGGCTGCCCGAGAACAGCGGCGGCTGCGGCGCGCCCCGCAACGCGGGCATCCGGGAGACCCGGGGCGAGTACGTCGTCTTCCTCGACAGCGACGACGTCCTGGAGCGCAACGCCTGCCGGAACCTGCTGGAGGCCGCCGAGAGCACCGGCGCCGACCTCGTCTCCGGACTCTGCGTCCGCGTCCACGTGGATACACGCAACCGGAAGGAGGTCCCGTGGTACCCGTGGCTGTACACCCGCACCCGTACCCTCGACTCCGTCTCCGAGCTGCCCGACCTGCTGGTCTACGACACCCTGTCCACCAACAAGTGCTACCGCCGGGACTTCCTGGTCGAGGGCGGGCTGCTGTTCCCGGTCGGCATCCACTACGAGGACCTCTTCTTCTCCGCCCAGGCGTACGCGGCCGCCCGCCGGATCGCCCTGATCCCCAACCGGGTCTACGACTGGAACGTGGTCGAGAAGGCGCAGTCCAAGTCGATCAGCAACCGGCGGGCCGAGATCGCCAACTTCGCGCACCGGATGGAGATCCACCGCCGGGTGGACCGGCTCCTCGCCGACAAGGGCATGGCGGAGCTGAAGTTCCACAAGGACGTCAAGTTCCTCAAGCACGACCTGGTGCTGCACCTGCGTGACCTGCCCTTCCGGGACGCGGCCTACCGTCAGGAGTTCGCCGGACTGGCCCGCGCCTATCTGGCGTCGATCGACCCGGCCGCGTACGACGACGTCGAGCCCATCCACGCCGTCTGCGCGTATCTGCTGCGGATGGGCGACTGGGACAACCTGCTGCCGGCCGTGGACACGCTCACCAACCGCGACAAGGTCTCCGCGCCCCTCGTCGAGCGCGACGGGCGGATCTACTGGTGCGCCGAGCACCTGGACGCCCCGGGGGAGGAGGGGGAGTTCGCGCGCCGGATCCTGGACGTCACCGAACTCGGCTACCACGCCCGACCGGTCGGGAAGCTCTTCCTGCGCAACGAGCTGACGGAGTACGAGGAGTCGACGGACGCGGGCAGGGGCGGTGGCCGCATCCGTCTCGCCGGGCGCGTCACCAATCCCCTCGGGGTCGTCCCGGCCGACGCCCGGCTCTCCGCCTCGCTGGAGTTCTACGCCCGCCGCCCCGGCGTGCGCTTCCAGACCTTCCGGGTGCCGGTCGCGTGGGTCCGGCACGACGGTCCGTACCTCACATGGCAGGCCGGCGTCGACGTTTCCAGGACGCTCCGCCCGCTGGGCATCGTGGACGCCGTGTGGGACGTACGCCTCCACCTCGACGTCGACGGCGAGCGCACGACGAGTCGGCTGACGGCCGCCGAACCGGGGCTGACGGGTGGCGAGTTGCCGGTCCGGCCGCGGCTCACCCGGCTGGTCGCCGACCGGGTCGAGCCGCAGGTCTCCGCCCGCGGCCACCTCGCGTTCCGCCTGGTCCCCGACAAGAAGGCCACCGTCCTCGTCACCCGGGGCCTTCGGGGCACGCCCGGCAAACTCGCCAAGTCCGGCTACCGCAAAACGAAGGCGCTGCGCAAGAAGGTCACCTCCGGAGACACCAAAATCCGCCTTTATCACGAGGTTTTCCAGCGCATGCCGAGGCAGCGGCGTCTGGTGGTGTTCGAAAGTCACCTCGGCCGGCAGTACAGCGACAGCCCCCGGGCGATCTACGAGGAGATGCGCCGCCAGGGTCTCGACTTCGAGGCGGTGTGGTCCTACGCGGGCCGCCCCGAGGGGTTCCCGGCCGATGCGGCCCTCGTCCGGCGCTGGTCGCTGCCGTATCTGCGGGCGCTGGCCCGCGCCGAGTTCTGGATCGACAACCAGAGCTTCCCGCTGAAACTGACCAAGCGTCCCGGCACGACCTACCTCCAGACCTGGCACGGCTCCGCGCTCAAGCGCATGGGCTTCGACGAGCCCGGCTGGAAGCTCAAGTCCCGCGCCGAGCAGGCCGAACAGCAGCGCACCCTCGACCGCTTCGACCACTTCCTGATCCGCTCGGAGCACGACGTGCGCACCCTCGCGAAGGCCTTCCGGCTGCGGGAGAAGGTGCTGCTGCGGGTGGGCTATCCGCGCAACGACGCGCTCGTACGGGCCCGGGAGAAGGACCGGAAGGACCGGAAGGACCGGAAGGACGGGAAGGACGGGACGGACCGGATGGACCGGCGCGCGCTGCTCGCCGCCGAGTTGGGCATCCCGCCCGTCCCGGCGGACAAGAAGGTCCTGCTCTACGCCCCCACCTTCCGCCACCAGGGGCAGCGCCGCTTCGCCCTCCCCTTCGACGTGGAGCGCTTCGCCGAGACCTTCGGCGACGAGTACGTGCTGCTCGTCCGCGCCCACTACCTCAACCACGTCGTGCTCCCGCCGTCGGTCCGGGGCCGGGTCGTCGACGTGTCCGGCCACCACGACGTGACCCCCGTCCTCGCCCTCGCGGACGCGCTGATCACGGACTACTCGTCGGTGATGTTCGACTACGCGCTGCTGGACCGCCCGATGTTCTTCTTCACCTACGACTACGAGGAGTACGTCCACGAGGGCCGAGGCACCTACTTCGACCTCCTCGAACGCGCGCCGGGCCCGATCGTGCGCACGGAGGACGAGCTGCACACCGTCCTGCGTGATTCCTCGCTGGACGAGCAGACCCTCAAGTACGCCGCCGCGCGGGAGCGGTTCACGGCCGACTTCGGCGAGTACGACAAGGGGACGGCGGCCCGCAGCGTCGTCGACCAGTTCTTCTCCGAGTGGAGGCGCACGTGACCGGGGCGCGGGACGTCTTCCTGGTGTCCAACAGCGTGGACGAGACGGGCGGTGTGACCAGTTGGTCCCATCACCTGGCCCGTCTGCTCACCGAGCGGGGCCACCGCGTCCACGTCATCGGGATCACCACCCCCGAGGACCCGCACCCCCTCGGTGAACTCCCGTACCGCACCACCCGGTTGTACGACGGCCAGCCGCCGGCGCCCGGCCGGGCGCGGGACGCGAGCATGCGGGACAGGGCGACCGTGCTCACCGGCCTGTTCCGGGCCGCGCGGCCCGGCGGGGTCGTCATCGTGACCCAGGTGTGGGCGATGGAGTGGGTGCGGCTCGCCGACACCGGTGGGCTGACCGTCATCGGGATGAGCCACGAGTCCTTCGAGACCTCGCGCCGCTCCTCCCGCTTCCGGCGGGTGCTCACCTACTACCGGGACGTCGACCGCATGCTCGTCCTCACCCGCGAGGACGCCGACCTGTGGATCGGGGCGGGTCTCAACAACGCCTCGTACCTGCCCAACGCGGTGCCGTGGGTGCCGGAGGTGCCCTCGCCGCGCACCGGGAAGGCCGTCATCAGCATCGGCCGGCTCAGCGACGAGAAGGGGGTCGACATGCTCCTCGACACCTGGGCCGAGGTGGCGCCCCGTCACCCCGACTGGACGCTGCTCGTCTACGGCTCCGGCGAGGACGAGGAACTCCTCAGGAAGCAGTGCACGGCCCTCGGTCTCGACGACTCGGTGGCCTGGATGGGCCGTACCCACGACGTCCCGGGCGCGCTGCGCGGCGGTTCGGTCTTCGCGCTGTCCTCCCGGGGCGAGGGCTTCCCGCTCGCCCTGATGGAGGCGATGGCGATGGGCGTCCCCTGTGTCGCCTTCGACTGCGCGCCCGGCGTCCACGAGATCGTGCGCGACGGCGAGGACGGCCTCCTGGTCCGCCCCGGCAACACGGGTGAACTGGCCCGCAAACTGGACCAGTTGATGAGCGACAAGACCCTGCGGGACGGGATGGGCGACACGGCGAGGGAGAACATCCGCCGCTACGGGACGCAGGAGATCGTGGACAGGTGGGAGGCGCTGTTCACCTTCCTGGAAAGGTGAACGGCACCGCGCCCCGCAGGGGCCCTACTTCTTCCCGCCGGTGAACTTCTCGTACTCCTTCAGCACCTCGTCGGTGGGCCCGTCCAGGCGGAGCTCCCCCCGCTCCAGCCACAGCACCCGATCGCACGTGTCCCGGATCGACTTGTTGTTGTGGCTGACCAGGAACACCGTCCCCGCGTGCTTCCGCAGCTCACGGATCCTCGCCTCGGAGCGCTTCTGGAAGGAGCGGTCCCCCGTCGCCAGGGCCTCGTCGATCAGCAGCACGTCGTGGTCCTTGGCGGCGGCGATGGAGAACCGCAGGCGGGCCGCCATGCCGGAGGAGTACGTACGCATGGTGAGCGTGATGAAGTCCCCCTTCTCGTTGATGCCCGAGAAGTCGACGATCTCCTGGTACCGCTCCTTGACCTGTTCGCGGGACATGCCCATGGCGAGCCCGCCGAGGTGGACGTTCCGCTCACCGGTGAGGTCGTTCATCAGGGCCGCGTTGACGCCGAGCAGCGACGGCTGGCCGTCGGTGTAGATGCGGCCGTTCTCCACGGGGAGGAGCCCGGCGACGGCCTTGAGCAGGGTCGACTTGCCGGAGCCGTTGGTCCCGATGAGCCCGATGGCCTCGCCCCGGTACGCGGTGAAGGACACGTTCCGCACGGCGTGCACCGTGCGGACGCCGGCCGCCTTCTCGGCCTTCTCGCGCCGCAGGATGCGGTTGAGCGCGGCGGTCGCGGTGCCGCGCCCGGCCCCCGTGCCGTTGACGCGGTAGACGATGTCGACGCCGTCGACGACGACGGTCGGGACGGGCTCGGGGGCGGCGCCGCCGGTGACCTGGTCGGCCTCCCGCCGGGTGCCGGGAACGGTGGGGTTGATGACGGTGTCAGCCACGGCCGTACGTCTCCTCAGCCTTCCAGAAGTAGATGAACCCGCCGACGCCCGCGAGGAGCGCCCAGCCCGCCGCGATCGCCCAGACGTGCGGCGGCAGGTGGCCCGCGTGGAAGCTGTCGATCAGCGCGAACCGCATGAGATCGATGTAGACGGCGGCGGGATTGCACTCCAGCAGCAGATGCACGAACGCCGGGATGTTCCGGTCGGCGAGCATGTGGTCGATGCTGAACATCACGCCCGACGCGTACATCCAGGTGCGCAGCACGAACGGCATCAGCTGCGCGATGTCGGGGGTCTTGGCGCCGATCCGCGCCATCACCATCGCGACGCCGGCGTTGAACACGAACTGCAGCGTCAGCGCGGGGACGATCAGCAGCCAGGACGGGGCGAGCGGAACGCCGAAGGCCAGCAGGATCACGACCAGCGCCGCCATCGAGAAGAGCAGTTGCTGGAGCTGCTGCAGGCAGTACGACAGGGGGAGCGAGGCGCGGGGGAAGTGCAGGGCCCGGACCAGGCCGAGGCTGCCGGATATGGCCCGGGTGCCCGCCATGATCGAGCTCTGGGTGAAGGTCCACACGAACACGCCGGTCACGAGGAACGGGACGTAGTCCGGCACGCCCTTCTTGGTGCCCATGAGCAGGCCGAAGATCAGGTAGTAGACCGCCGCGTTCAGCAGGGGGTTCGCGATCTGCCAGACCTGGCCGAGCTTCGCCTGGCTGTACTGCGCGGTCAGCTTCGCCGTGGCGAACGCGGTGATGAAGTGCCGCCGGGCCCACAGCTGCCGTACGTAGGCGGCGAGCGAGGGGCGGGCCCCGCTGACGCTGAGGCCGTACCGCTCGGCCAGCTGTGCCGGGGTCTCGGCGGCGCGGGCCGTTCGGGGGGTGTCCGCCGTGGTCGGGGGCGGTGTGTGGAGGACCTGGCTCACATCCGCTGCTTTCGCTAGTGAGGTCGCTGGTGGGGGGCGTCCCGCGTACCCGGCCTCGTGCTCGGCCGCGCTCTCGTGGCTTCTCGCGTCGCCCTTGCCCTGCTCTTACGTCGGGACGGGACCGTATCGTCGCAACGTGAGAGTAAGCCGATTCGACGTCGGAACGCAACCGTTTCGTCGTCACGGCCTATGCTGTGGGCCATGACGACGAACGCCGACCCCTCCGAGGGGCAGCCGCCGCCACGGCCGCGCCGCCGGGCCCCCGCGGGGGCGGCCGTGCTCCGCGAGGACGTGACGGAGGCGATCCGGGCGGCGGTCTTCGAGGAACTGGCGGCCGTCGGCTACGCCCGGATGTCCATCGAGGGCATCGCGCGCCGCGCGGGCGTCGGCAAGACGGCGGTGTACCGCCGCTGGCGCTCCAAGCTGCACCTCGTGCTGGATCTCGTCTCCGCGGTGGCGGTCCAGGGGCTGCCGATGCCGGACACGGGCTCGCTGGAGGGCGACCTCCGGCTGCTCTACGAGGTCACGTCCCGCGCGCTGCGCCACCCGGTCGCCGGCCAGATCATCCCCGACCTCCAGGCCGAGGCCGCCCGCAACCCGGAGATCGCCGAGGCGATGCAGAAGGCGTTGCGGGAGGGGCAGCAGAGCGTCGCCACGGGGATCGTCGCCGCGGCGGTCGCCCGGGGCGAGGTCCGTGCGGGGGTGGACGAGGACCTTGCCCTGGACGTGATCTCCGGTCCGCTGTACTGGCGGTCGGTGGTCGTACGGGCGCCGAAGCTGCCGAAGGGGTATCTGGAGAGCCTGACGCGGGCCACGGCGGGGGCGTTGCGGGCGCTGTAGGTGGGCCGTCGGGCGGCGGTGTTCCGGAGGGCTGAACCTTGCGGAGGGCTGAACGTTCCGTAGGCGGATGGCGTCCTAGTCACAGCCGCTCAGGAATGGGGTCGCCGTGACTCGCTTATGCTCCCGTGCTCGTTCCGTGCTCCTCGCCGCGCTGATCGCGGGGACGGTGGGGACGACCGTCGCCTGTGACGGCGACACGGCTCCCGAACCGAAGGGACGAGCCTCGCCGAAGCAGACCACGGCACGGAACACCGTCATGTGGCGGGAGCCCGCTTCGTACGTCTACACCCTCACGTCGACCTCGCAGGCCCTGGCGGGGAAGTTCCGGGTGACGGTCCGGGACGGCGAGG
The DNA window shown above is from Streptomyces akebiae and carries:
- a CDS encoding NAD-glutamate dehydrogenase codes for the protein MQTKLDEAKAELLERAARVAENSPVGGYLPTGTTSESTSDIPDRETVLAFLQRYYLHTAPEDLSGRDPVDVFGAAHSHYRLAENRPQGTANVRVHTPTVEENGWTSSHSVVEVVTDDMPFLVDSVTNELSRQGRGIHVVIHPQVVVRRDVTGKLVELIIDPAAVAAASAAVAAGETLPHDAHIESWIHVEIDRETDRADLKQITNDLLRVLSDVREAVEDWEKMRDAAVRIADGLPAEHTADDLREQDVEEARELLRWLADDHFTFLGYREYELREDDSLAAVAGTGLGILRSDPHHAGPDDHPVSSSFERLPADARAKAREHKILVLTKANSRATVHRPSYLDYVGVKKFDAKGNVIGERRFLGLFSSAAYTESVRRVPVIRRKVDEVLVGAGFSPNSHDGRDLLQILETYPRDELFQTPADELRSIVTSVLYLQERRRLRLYLRQDEYGRYYSALVYLPRDRYTTGVRLRIIDILKEELGGISVDFTAWNTESILSRLHFVVRVQPGTELPHLSDADKDRLEAKLVEAARSWSDGFAEALNAEVGEERAAEMLRKYGNAVPEGYKADHNPRAAVADLCRLEALDQDEDFELSLYEPVGAAPDERRFKIYRKGGSVSLSAVLPVLNRIGVEVIDERPYELRCADRTTAWIYDFGLRMPRAQAGSVDYAGDDARERVQEAFAATWTGQAENDGFNALVLSAGLTWRQAMVLRAYAKYLRQAGSTFSQDYMEDTLRNNVHTTRLLVSLFEARMSPDRQRAGREIVDALLEEVDAALDQVASLDEDRILRSFLTVIKATLRTNFFQEAAGGKPHDYVSMKFDPQAIPDLPAPRPAFEIWVYSPRVEGVHLRFGKVARGGLRWSDRREDFRTEILGLVKAQMVKNTVIVPVGAKGGFVAKQLPDPSVDRDAWLAEGIRSYKTFISALLDITDNMVAGEVVPPADVVRHDEDDTYLVVAADKGTATFSDIANEVAESYNFWLGDAFASGGSAGYDHKGMGITARGAWESVKRHFRELGVNTQAEDFTVVGIGDMSGDVFGNGMLLSEHIRLVAAFDHRHIFIDPSPDAATSYAERRRVFELPRSSWADYDTDLISTGGGVFPRTAKAIPINAHIRDALGIEDKVAKMTPADLMKAILKAPVDLLWNGGIGTYVKASTESHADVGDKANDAIRVDGRDLRVQVVGEGGNLGLTQLGRIEFAQNGGRVNTDAIDNSAGVDTSDHEVNIKILLNGLVTDGDMTVKQRNKLLAEMTDEVGRLVLRNNYAQNTAIANALAQSSDMLHAQQRFMRHLVREGHLDRALEFLPTDRQIRERLGTGHGLTGPETAVLLAYTKITVAEELLHTSLPDDPYLRKLLHAYFPTALHERFPEHVESHPLSREIVTTLLVNDTVNTGGTSFLHRLREETGASLEEIVRAQTASRAIFGSGAVWDAVEGLDNKVDAAVQTRIRLHSRRLVERGTRWLLNNRPQPLELSGTIAFFKEGVQLVWGELPKLLRGADLEWYQKIYDELTGAGVPEELATRVAGFSSAFPTLDIVAVADRVGRTPMEVAEVYYDLADRLRIAQLMDRIIELPRADRWQSMARAAIREDLYAAHASLTAEVLSAGNGSSTPEQRFKLWEQKNAALLGRARTTLEEIQGSDAFDLANLSVAMRTMRTLLRSHS